The genome window ccttcattgtgtttgcacaaagatttgaaatcttttgatctgaatgctcacgaggtgagggcgcggcctcagaAGCATTTCAACAGTGCATGGCACTCGGTAACATACTGAgtaccacgttttagcgaagcaactctgtgttcgcttcacacttccTGCGGGATGTAAatacgacatatgagatctgctgctcgctagggccatacgtgtctgcagaacacaatcttgggggcaagaagtaccactcatcctatcctgtagaaaatggttaggaagagctcttaatttagttattgAGTCGCTGCCAatggtgacttcttaactcttaagccttagttaaaacaccttaactttggctaggttggtcaggtggtgatatatatatatatatatatatatatatatatatatatatatatatatatatatatatatatatatatatatatatatatacattttcgtatataaaactttatgtaacggctaatataaaatggtgcaaacattacgacaatcggacgaaaaaatttctgatttttttggaagagttacctagcggacgtaaggaaaaagtttttttcataaattctccataaattgaaatattgtcctCCACCGCAAAGTACCCACTACAGTAGTACCAACCAGAGGCTGTATCCACCTGTAGCTACTATCTCACCAGGTCAGGACCAACAAACATTTTCACAATGCTAGCCTATATTATTCTGTTCTCATTTCATTAACcttatttaaccctcttacgccgcaagaacggtaaaaaaaaaattgtctcccgtgtgctggaggtgtttcagagtgagtgcggaagcggaaaaaatatttttttcaaaaaatcacagcacgcttagttttcaagattaagagttcatttttggctcctttttttgtcactggctgaagtttagtatgcaaccatcagaaatgaaaaaaaatatcattatcatatataaataatgcgatatatgatagcgtaaaaacgaaatttcatatataattgtatttaaatcgcgctgcagttaaaggtaacaagttactttttttttcgttgtaatgtacactaaattgcaatcattttggtatataacacattgtaaaatgataaaagcaacacagagaaaatattatcacaaaataatgcatgaattcgtaacttgcggacgtaaacaaatatttttttcaaaaattcaccataaatctaaatattgtcctagagacttccaatttctttcaaaatgaaaacaaatgattggatattactatactgtaagagtattagcttacaattgcagttttcgaccatatctgacgagttaaagttgaccgaatgtcaaatatatatattttttatatgcaattatttcggaagtagaaaagctacaaccttcaaatattttttgttttattctacatgtaattgcgcacattttcatatataaaactctatgaaatgcctaatatgaaactgagcaaatattccgagaatgggacgtacgcatttcggagatttgtggcggagaatccgcgcgcggagggaaggaaagatttttttttaaattcaccataaatctaaatattttgctagagacttcgaatttgtttcaagatgaagataaatgactgaatattactagactgtaagagaggtttagcttacaattgcgtttttctaccatttcggtagtcaaagttgaccgaacgtggttttttttctatttatcgtgatttatatgcaaatatttcaaaaatgagaaaagctacaaccttcaattatttattgttgtattctacatgaaattgcgcacattttcatatataaaactttatgtaacggctaattaaaatggtgcaaacattaccacaatcgcacgtatgatttttcgaagagttaccgcgcggacgtaaagaaaatgttattttttcataaattcaccataaatcaaaatattgtgctagagacttccaatttgttgccaaatgaaggtaaatgattgaatattactagaatataagagcgttttagcttacaattgcgtttttcgaccatttcggtagaattcaaagttgaccgaaggttgaaattttggcaattatcgttatttatatgaaaatatctcaaaactgataaaagctacaacaatgggttgtttttagttgtattgtgcatgaaattgtgcacatttccatatataaaactttatataacggctaattttaaaatggtgcaaacattaccacaatcgcatgtatgatttttttcggaagagttaccgtgcggacataaggaaaaagttttttcataaattcaccataaatcaaaatattgtgctagagacttccaattagttgcaaaattaaggtaaatgattgaatattactaaaatataagagttttagcttacaattgcgtttttcgaccatttcggtagagtcaaagttgaccgaaggttgaaattttggcaattatcgttatttatatgaaaaatctcagaactgataaaagctacaatcatgagtattgtatttgttgtattctacataaaaatgcgcacattttcatatgtaatacttcatgtaacggctaatttacaatggtacaaaaattatgtcaaagtgacgaaataatttccgagatgtgtcacagatactttttagtgcggcaagaaagaaattcacgcttgcgcgcctgcgtaacgattgtaaacaaaacaacaccttgatccgtgaactcccagcatcccccaaggcgcgtgattcaaaagttttaggctggtaggcctataagtatttttccacgaatttaaaaaaaaacttttgtaagtcgacgtaaaatacgtccagtcggcacacgggagacaaaaaatgtcgacgtaaaattcgtccagttggcgtaagagggttaatgtattGGAGTTAACAGTATCCATAAAATCCCTTGTGCCTGTCAAGGTGGATTCAACTAAGTAATTGCGGCTTAAGTTACccatataaaaattacatttttataataaaatgagtttttatatttacttagtCAGTAAATTACGAATTAGAGCCCACCCTCCTTCCCTCATATGGACATCagagcataaataaaattgatctcTTGGCTTAACTGTTCCTCTCTCCCCTGTCCCGAAAGTGGGCAGGGCCAGTCGCCTACATTAACAAAAGACTATCACTACcacttattttgaaaatttaagcAGCTGTCGATTAGAAATtctagctaagtaattactgggtaagtatatgtaaaaactaattttactgTAAAAATGTCAATTTTACCCTgactattaaccctttaacgcctaaggggtataataaaaatcgtatgccgagggggtcttggagtgagcgccgaagcggaaaaaatatttttttcaaaaaatcacagcgcgtttagttttcaagattaagagttcatttttggctcctttttttgtcattgcctgaagtttagtatgcaccaTCAGaactgaaaaaatatcattatcatatataaatattgcgatatatgatagctcgaaaacaaatttatatataaatgtattcaaatcgtgctgtgagcaaacgGTTAAACtaatgagttcattttttttcattgtattgtacactaaattgtgatcattttggtatataacacattgtaaaatgatcaagacaacacagagaaaatattatcacaaaatgatgcatgattcGTAACGCgcgaatgtaaaaaaatgttttattttaaaaaattcaccataaatctaaatattgttctagagacttccaatttgtttcaaaatgaagataaatgattgaatattactatactgtaagagttttagcttacaattgcagttttctaccattttggacgagttaaagttgaccaaatgtcgaatttttttatatatatatttttttaataggcaaatatttcaaaataagaactacaaccttcaatttttttttttttgtattttacataaaattgcgcacatttccatatataaaactctatgaaacgcctaatatgaaacggagcaaatattccgagaatgcgacgtacacattttggagatttgtggcggagaatctgcacgcggagggaagggaaagttatttttaaattcaccataaatttaaatattgtgctagagactttgaatttgtttcaaaatgaagataaatgactgaatatgactagactgtaagagttttggcttacaattgcatttttcaacccttttggtagagtcaaagttgaccgaacgtggtttttttctatttatcgtgatttatatgcaaatactatttcaaaaatgagaaaagctacaaccttcaattatttatcgttgtattctacatgaaattgcgcaccttttcatatataaaactttatgtaacggctaatttaaaatggtccaaacattaccacaatcgcacgtataatttttttttgggacagttaccgcgtggacgtaaggaaaatgttttttttttttataaattcaccataaatcgaaatattgtgctagagacttccaatttgttgcaaaatgaaggtaaatgattgaatattactagactataagagtttttagcttacaatgcgttttttttcaaccatttcggtagagtcaaaattgaccaaaggttgaaattttggcacttatcattatttatatgaaaatatttcaaaacggattaaagctacaaccatgggttgtttgtagttgtattgtgcatgaaattatgcatattccatatataaaactttatgaaactgctaatttaaaattgtgcaaacattactgcagtcgcacgtatgattttttcggaagagttaccgcacggacgtaaggataaagtttttttcataaattcaccataaatcgaaatattgtgctagaaacttccaatttgttgccaaatgaaggtaaatgattgaatattactaaaatataagagttttagcttacaattgcgtttttcgaccatgtcggtagagtcaaagttgaccgaaggttgaaattttggcacatcgttatttatatgaaaatatttcaactgataaaagctacaatcatgagtattttttagttgtattttacatgaaattgcgcacattttcatatatataatactctatgtaacggcttatttaaaatgttgcaaaaattatgtcaaaagtgacgaaataatttctgagatgtgtcactgataccttttagtgcgataagaaagaaattcgcgcttgcacgcctgcgtaacgattgtaaacaaaacaacaccttgatccgtgaactcccagcatcccccaaggcgcgtgattcaaaagttttcggcttgtaggcctataagtatttttccgtgagtaaaaaacttttctatgtcgacgtaaatacgtccaatcggcacccgacagacaatttatctcgacgtaaaatacgtccaatagacgtttaagggttaatgtcttGTTAAATGATCATACACTAAACATTGAGTACTGTATTTCAATAGCATAGAGAATACATAACTATAgcacatatttatgtaaaaatggTACACCATAATACAGTTTTAAGAATTGGGTGTCAGTTTTCAATAATGTTTCAGGGTTTAGCAAAGAAGTTGCGACTTTGTGGGATTGATGCCGTTGCATTGgaaaatggtcagacctctgatgATTGCATtgagttttatgaaaaagaaagacGTTACGTCCTCAGCAGAAGGGGACCCCCCCTGCGTATCGACGGTTTAGTCAAGTACATTCCAGCAGAGTATATTTGTCATGTTGAGAGTGAGGTAAGTTTTACCTtagtgtttttgttgttgtttcagtTTTATTGTAGTATATTTTACATTCTGGTGAAAGATATTATgaatgtaaattattgaaataaaacttACCAAATATTCATCTAGCTTTATCTTTACTGATGAAGCAAAGAATTTCAGTCATACCTGGTTGGGTTGGTGGGCTCTCTGTTTACTCCCTGTTCGTTTGcatgtagcttgaatgattttccTGCTTTCCAGTCCTTCTTTACTTTGCAACTGATATTTCAGCTGTCTCGTTGGCTTTCTTGTGGACAAGATTGGTTAGTTCTGAATAGAATTGGCTCATCAGTCAGTATATAATGGGATCCAGGTTGCAGGTGGGTGTTAGGATGTAAATGCCCCTGAGTCGCACCTGTCGGAGGAATATTTCTTGGGTAGTAATCAGGCTTGGTCTTTCTTTTTCTATGTGCTGCAGAGCTTCCAAGAGGTGAAGGTGGTGATGAACTGTTAATAATCTCAATGTTGGGAATTATACCActtctttttacatattttaatgtTATGGGTATTCTTAGCATGATTATGTTTGATGCCTTTTGATCATTTGCGAGAAAGCGAGGAGGCTGCATAGCgatttaagtaagaaaatgccaTCAATAAGTGCTGCTCTTAGTGGATTTAAGGCCAGcaaaggctggtttgaaaaatttagAAAACATACAGGCATCTATAGTGTCGTACGGTGAATTCAAAGGGTTTCTTGAGGCTGAAGAACATAACAAAATGAGTCAAACATTGACTTACATTCTGTAGAGATTGTGGCTTTATCACTAAAAGTCTCAAAGCACAGATTTTCACCAGCTGAATCTGCAGTGTTTTTCCTACTCATAAATTGTATCATGTTTTCTACCTTTACCCATGTACCACTGCTAGTGCTCAGCAACTCCTCTTCCTCTGTAGTCATTTTCTCTTATTCATGATCATTTTAGTTAGAACCTGAAGTCATAAAATCTTTATGATGAATTCCTTCATCATCAAGAGAAAGCTCCTGCTTGTGTGGCATCCATATGGTTTCTGAAGGCCTTCACCTCATCGTGAAATTATTGTAGAAATCAAATTTTGCCATTTGTCACTAGAATAAACACAAAAGGTCCTTATAATGTTGTGGGGAACTATCTGTTACAAGTTGTGTAACTAGAACCGAAAGTTTTGTGAATAAGGAGGCAAGTCCTATGTCATAGATGAGATATTTTAATGAATGAGGAGGCACACCCCTTGCACGGAAAGAGTTGAGCAAGGTTCTCAGACTGAAGGGCATAGCACTCTGCTTTGGAGGAGTTATCCATGCTTATGAGAACTTTAACCTTGCAAGTGGGTATGACTTGTCCTATGCTGTCTAACTCAGGTATCATATGAGCCCCTTGGGGAGGCCTCAGACCATGACCTTGCAAACAAGACTATTTTGGTGCCAGCCTTACCCTTAGTGAATAGTATTGGTGAGTTACTTGAGTTATACGGACTTTCTCCTACACCACTAGAAGGGTTGGGAAtctctttttctatttcattccCCAAGTTTGTGGGAAAAAACCAAGAACCTGTTAGTTCCTGAGTAGAATTATAAGTCTTTGGTTTTTTGTCTCAGAAAAGTTGTTTTCATGTCAGCTGTAAGCTATGAagtaggcagtccctggttaactGGCGGATAAGGGGGGGTTCTCTTCCCGGGTCAGCGCCGACAACCGGAATATCACAGTAATTATGGTAATGAATGGCATTTACGATGGTGTAGCACTGATCAGCCCCAGTAAACCACTTCCTGACGCCAATAAACCGCTAACCTGTGCAGAAAATCGCTTATCGACGTCAATGAACCGCCTACCGAAGCCGATAAACTGCCTACTGACTCTGATAAACTGCTTACCAATATGCCATTAACTGGTGATGCTTATAAGCAGGGACTGCCTGCATTGTCCAAGAAGGGTCCAGCCACTTGCACCTGAGTGTTGGCAACACTGTGTCAGAACCAACAACCATGAGGAGGTGGTTGCCAGGAACACCCTTCTATCTGGCTTTGTGTTGTAATCAAGTGTTTAAACTCATCAAACAAAGTGGATTGTCTAGCAGTTCAGGTGAGAGTTCAGAAAGTCTCGATTTCAGAGTAACATTTTGAACCGTTTAGTACAAACTCCTGGTAAAGAAGTTTCTATGGAAACTTCACAGTAGCCTTAAACAGCTAAAGAGTGTGAGAACCACAATTTCAGTTGGATAGGCTTTGGTAAAGACAAGGcaattatcttttgtttttgccCTGTTTTGGGCTAATTAtggttttgggctaggcccttacctACAACAGTATCTTTAACTAGTCTGGAGTTACTAGGGTTTGAGGAACTTGACCCCTTATGGTCCAATGCTGTTTGTAAGGATTGTTGGAATGGCACTAAAAGGCTTAAACCTGATGTAAAGCTTTTTGTCTAGTAATATGGAAACCAGAGTTTCTGAAGGTTATTAATGTAATGTCCTTTCATCAGATCTTTGGTTAAGTACTTTCATGCTAATTTCTGTCCTTAATGGAAGTTAAGCCACTGGACTTGTGAGCAGTGGTTAcaacttttaaatttgaaaacTTATCTTTGGATAAGATATTGAAATCACTCAGTGGCATAGTAATTTTCTATTTGCTCTTGCTTATCTTCATGGTGCGGAGATTATATACGATTATTGCAGAGCGTTAAGTCCTCTGGTTTGTGCAGGGGATATTATGTCCTGAATTAATATTGGAGCCTTTTTATGTAACTGCTTTTTAAACCTGGTTGTAGTTTTTTGGGAAGCTTGGAGGTACTCAATGCTGAGTATTAGAAGTATACCTCTTTATACATATTAATTCCTAGTTATCTGTCATCGGCCCTGAGTATTAGAAGTATACCTTTTTATACATAAGTACTTGCTAGTTATCTGTCATTGGCCCTGCAGGGTTTTAGTACAGTAACCCTACCCCTTCTTCTGCTAAAGGGTCACCCTCCAAAGAGACCTCAGCTATCTTCATGATGAGGATCTCATACCCGAGTGACCATCCTCCTAAGGCGGCATTAATAGCTTATGAATTGAATTCACTGCTTTAAAACAAGCATTGTCTTGTACAACATATTTTTTACTAAGTCACTTTTAAAGGGTTGGCTGATTTCCACTTTGTCCACCTTTTTCAAATGTGGGAATTGGCtatataatggagaggtaaggttcatttcaaaaatataaatatgtatttaatttaagatttatatttCAATTACTTACCTGTCCATTACATAAATTGCCCTCCTTACCTCCTCACTTCCAAAGTGGACAGAAGTAAACTGATTGGCTACAAGTATTTGTACCTATTGGTCCtcaggtgggggttgggggaagcaGATGGATAACAGAAGGATATTCATAGAAAACAGAGTATGtaaaagctatatgtatatataatgcagaggtatttaaaaaataaatcttaatgttttatatatttgtctTTCTCTATCCAgtgccttttatttatataatggaaGAAATAATTAAAACTGCCCACACCATAAAGTTGGGCACACACTGTACAGAGGAATTCACAATAGTAGTCATGTATGTTGTGATATTTGGTTGATGAAATCCATTTGATTTGTATTGTACCAGCAAGTTAGTCTTGACACTGGAGGATTCTGCCCATTCTACATGAAGGCAGAATTTGTTTATAAAAGTTGTCAgcattttttcctttagttttgaaaattattcaGTATCTTTAATGCAATCTGCCAACATGCTTATTATTTTAAGGTGTTTGTCCCCAGGGTGCTAGAGAACAACTTAAGGAAGTAATGAAGAGTTTCAAGGTTCAGATGGCACCTGATGATTTCTTATCAAGTTGTGTCAAATGTAATACCAACTCTTACATATATATCTCATCAGCTATTATTAGAGACTTACAAAAAAGCACAGGTTCAGCGCAAGGGGACCACTGGATTGACTGCAAGGGAGGGCAGATAAACCTTGGCTCTGGTTGCACTGATGATGGAGTGAAAATTGCTTTTTCCAAAATTGCCACAGCAGTAATTGATAAGATTGAAATGTTCTATGTGTGtagaaaatgtggaaaatgcTACTGGGATGGTGAACATGAAAACGGATCTTTTAGAGATGTTGTGCAGGAATTTATTGTTCCAGAAGGAATGATAGTAAACTGTGTTGGGCTGTCATCTGTTGAAGATGAAGCTGCTGAAAGTGCATATGATTTAGGTAAACAGCTGAGTATACTATGTGTTGAGGATCTTGACAGTGGTCAAATCTGTTATAATAAACAATAGTGCTTATAAGGGACTCGGTTAATTTTGAGGGCACTGAAGTCTTGGATTGTAATTCACTTGGACCTTGGTTTTTTACAAATGCATAAATTTGGACAATCTATTTTAGCATAATTGTGCAAGTGGAAGAACATATGAGGAAGCATTGGTATATACAACAATGAGTTAAATCTCACGAAAATTGCTTATATTTAGCAGATGCTGCAGGCTTTCAAATGGAAAAAGTCTGTTTTCTGATTTGGTGTCTTCTTTTTCTCAGGGAGCTAGACAGCAGCTTGAAGAAGTAATGGCAATCTTCAAGGTAAAGCTGTCTCCAAATGATCTTTTTGCAAGATGTACAAAATGTAATTCAGGATCTTATATCAATGTCCCTCCagctatcattaaaaaaatacgagaaaatcAGGATAAGGTGGAATATGTACCTGATGAGTGGATGGACTTTGGTGAGGAAAGAATTAATCTGACATCTGGTGTTACACAGAATGGTGTAAAATTACAGATAGAGAAATTGATATTAGCTGTTGTCGAGAAAGCAGAGGTACTATATATTTGTGCTAGATGTGGAAGATGTTACTGGGAAGGATCTCATCAAGAAAGAGCTTTCAGGGAATAATTACACAATTTTTGGACACTGAAAATGTGGATGGTTATTGTAAGACTTCAGGAAGTAGTGGTGATTTTAATTCTGTAAAACATTTTCCAAGATGTGAAGATGTAAATCTTAGTACTTTTGATGGTCATTCAAGCTCGGAGAATGGTGAAAGGTGTGAGGTAGAGGAAggtgttaaaaaaatttttatttttgataagtgAAAAGTGTTTAAGAGTATATTAACTCTATAATGTACCGATAGTGATGTGATGTGTTTTTGTATGAGAGGTAAAAAGTTTTGCCAAATTCTTGCAAATAGATCTTTTTCAGTATGATATTACATCATGTTAGAAAACTATCACATAGATACTTTGAAGCTAAGATTATgaaatgttttgtatattttgtgcaatattttAGTTAAGTGAAAgcaattaaatttattttgtatcacACAGGTGATATGttgttatatattattgatatgtgCTGACTAAATGCATTTGTGgtcaaaattttaataaatgataaaagaattTAGTGTGTTAGGTTCCAAAGTTTACTGTTGGATCATGTTGTCACACTTGTGGAAAGTATGCATACCCTTCATATACAATTATTTGTAGGTAGTGAAGTgtaacatttatttaataatgttGAGAACAAGAAAACACTTTAGTGGTTGCTTTTCCTTGACTTGAAGATCTCAAAGCCAAGAGCATTCATGTGCTTACTTTATTTCTCAGTATTTGCTTGGCAAGGATAAGTCAAGTAGTAGGTTTACTAAGCACAACTTGTTGAGCATTTACAGTAAAGAATGGGAATTGCTTTGTACAtgtcaaatttccttttcttattgtttagctatggaaaagaaaaatgtttgaaaaaatcCCATCTTTTTTATAGGAGGTAAATTCCTTCATTTGGTTCTCAAGATGCATTGTTTTCTTGCACATTTGCCTGCTAGCCAGTGGATTCCAGCCCATTTTTTGAAGATTGTCTGTTTCTTTATTACAATCTTATATTAGTCTGTAAGGTCTCCATTTCATGTCTTATACATTTCATGTCGCACCTGTGGTTTATTTGCaagataaaagttttcttttctccAGGCAGTTCAGGATCAGCTTGCGGAAGTGCTGGATACCTTCTCTGTGAGAATAGAGACTAGTGACATTTTCACAAGATGTACTAAATGTAATGCACACAAGTATATATCAGTTTCTTCATCTGTGATAAGGAATCTAATAGAAAGGGATGAAACATCCCAATGGGATGTGGATGAATGGGTTGACTGTGAAGGTGGTAAAATCAATTTATTATCTGGTTGCACAGACAGTGGAGCAAAATTGTGTTTGAATAAGGTTACCAAGGAAGTGGTTGGTCACGTAGACATTTTTCAAGATATGTGCTCAATGTGGAAAATGTTATTGGGAAGGTTTTCATCAGCATACTGCTTTGACAAATTTACAAAGACAACTTTTTAGTTGAAAGTATCGGTCACCAAACAAAGCCattcataataatgaaatgaGGATCTTGAAAGTTCAGTTTTGAC of Macrobrachium nipponense isolate FS-2020 chromosome 11, ASM1510439v2, whole genome shotgun sequence contains these proteins:
- the LOC135211927 gene encoding uncharacterized protein LOC135211927, translated to MYKYRSGLISNPVHYKKAKREGIQARQGLAKKLRLCGIDAVALENGQTSDDCIEFYEKERRYVLSRRGPPLRIDGLVKYIPAEYICHVESEGARQQLEEVMAIFKVKLSPNDLFARCTKCNSGSYINVPPAIIKKIRENQDKVEYVPDEWMDFGEERINLTSGVTQNGVKLQIEKLILAVVEKAEVLYICARCGRCYWEGSHQERAFRE